A region of Onychomys torridus chromosome 10, mOncTor1.1, whole genome shotgun sequence DNA encodes the following proteins:
- the Klf3 gene encoding Krueppel-like factor 3, whose product MLMFDPVPVKQEAMDPVSVSYPANYIESMKPNKYGVIYSTPLPDKFFQTPEGLTHGIQMEPVDLTVNKRGSPPSAGSSPSSLKFPSHRRASPVLSMPPSSPPIKKYSPPSPGVQPFGVPLSMPPVMAAALSRHGIRSPGILPVIQPVVVQPVPFMYTSHLQQPLMVSLSEDMDSSNSSMQVPVIESYEKPILQKKIKIEPGIEPQRTDYYPEEMSPPLMNSVSPPQALLQENHPSVIVQPGKRPLPVESPDTQRKRRIHRCDYEGCNKVYTKSSHLKAHRRTHTGEKPYKCTWEGCTWKFARSDELTRHFRKHTGIKPFQCPDCDRSFSRSDHLALHRKRHMLV is encoded by the exons ATGCTCATGTTTGACCCAGTCCCTGTCAAGCAGGAGGCCATGGACCCTGTCTCTGTG TCCTACCCAGCGAATTACATAGAATCGATGAAGCCCAACAAATATGGGGTCATTTACTCCACACCGTTACCGGACAAGTTCTTCCAGACCCCAGAAGGCCTTACTCACGGGATACAGATGGAGCCAGTGGACCTGACTGTGAACAAGCGGGGCTCACCGCCCTCCGCtggctcctctccctcctccctcaagtTCCCCTCCCACCGGAGAGCGTCACCTGTGCTGAGCATGCCCCCCTCCAGCCCGCCCATTAAGAAATACTCGCCCCCTTCTCCTGGAGTGCAGCCCTTTGGCGTACCATTGTCCATGCCGCCAGTGATGGCGGCCGCGCTGTCCAGACATGGAATCCGGAGCCCTGGCATTCTCCCTGTCATCCAGCCCGTTGTGGTCCAGCCGGTCCCATTCATGTACACCAGCCACCTCCAGCAGCCGCTCATGGTCTCCCTGTCGGAAGATATGGACAGTTCAAACAGCAGCATGCAAG taccTGTAATTGAATCATATGAGAAGCCCAtattacagaagaaaattaaaatagagcCTGGGATTGAACCACAGAGGACAGACTATTACCCTGAAGAAATGTCACCCCCTTTAATGAACTCAGTGTCCCCCCCGCAAGCATTGTTGCAAGA GAACCATCCGTCGGTGATCGTGCAGCCTGGGAAGAGACCCCTACCTGTGGAATCCCCGGATACCCAGAGGAAGCGGAGGATACACAGATGTGACTACGAGGGATGCAACAAAGTCTACACTAAGAGCTCGCACTTGAAAGCACACAGAAGGACGCACACAG GAGAAAAGCCCTACAAATGCACCTGGGAAGGCTGCACATGGAAATTCGCTCGGTCTGATGAACTCACAAGACATTTCCGCAAACACACTGGAATCAAACCTTTCCAGTGTCCAGACTGTGACCGAAGCTTCTCCCGCTCCGACCATCTTGCCCTCCATAGGAAACGCCACATGCTGGTCTGA